A genomic region of Rhodohalobacter sp. 614A contains the following coding sequences:
- a CDS encoding Sec-independent protein translocase subunit TatA/TatB, with product MPGGFEMVIIVLVILLLFGAKRIPELARGIGQGINEFRKASDDIKKEIDKGKQDVSNSTKYTEKEQEQVEKN from the coding sequence ATGCCAGGCGGTTTTGAAATGGTGATCATTGTTCTTGTGATCTTACTCCTGTTCGGCGCAAAGCGGATTCCAGAGCTTGCACGCGGAATTGGTCAAGGTATTAATGAATTTCGAAAAGCTTCCGATGATATCAAGAAAGAAATTGATAAAGGGAAGCAAGATGTCTCGAATTCCACCAAATACACTGAAAAAGAACAAGAACAAGTAGAAAAAAATTAA
- a CDS encoding amidase family protein, whose protein sequence is MNTLLSVQEQLQSGKRKITDICEEYLQEIGKSNTEVNAFVHVNEDDVRKQASEVQQKIKAGTAGKLAGMVVGVKDVICEKGKKVTCASHILHNFESVYDATVIKKLKKEDAILIGRTNMDEFAMGSSTENSIYGPSKNPVNTDYVVGGSSGGSAAAVAANMCDTALGSDTGGSIRQPASYCGVVGLKPTYSRVSRYGLVAYASSFDCIGPFAKNVTDAALLLEQLAGDDPMDNSSSDKPVENYSKAIEDSSGKLKIGVPKEYFGEGLDDEIREGIESRLKDLEKDGAELVPVTLPHMKYGIATYYILATAEASSNLARYDGIRYGHRADFEKVEEELAKERKELKKAAENASAFETANIDSPLIRLYKKSRTEGFGTEVKRRIILGTYVLSAGYYDAYYGKAQKVRRLIKQDFLDAFNKVDVIVSPTAPTTAFKLGENQDDPLQMYLNDVYTISANLAGICGISVPAGTHSNGLPYGIQFMGNTFREVDILRAAKQLESL, encoded by the coding sequence ATGAATACTCTGCTCTCCGTTCAAGAGCAACTACAATCAGGCAAACGAAAGATTACCGATATCTGCGAAGAATATCTCCAGGAAATTGGTAAATCTAACACGGAGGTAAATGCCTTCGTTCATGTAAATGAAGATGATGTTCGAAAACAGGCATCGGAAGTACAGCAAAAAATAAAGGCCGGTACGGCTGGAAAGCTTGCCGGCATGGTAGTTGGTGTTAAAGATGTTATCTGCGAAAAAGGCAAAAAAGTGACTTGCGCCAGTCATATCCTTCACAATTTTGAAAGCGTTTATGATGCCACTGTCATAAAGAAATTGAAGAAGGAAGATGCCATTCTGATCGGGCGTACCAATATGGATGAATTCGCAATGGGTTCATCAACCGAAAATTCCATTTACGGTCCTTCAAAGAATCCAGTAAATACGGATTATGTTGTGGGAGGGTCGAGTGGAGGAAGTGCCGCTGCAGTGGCCGCCAATATGTGTGATACAGCACTCGGCTCTGATACCGGTGGTTCAATCCGCCAGCCTGCATCGTATTGCGGTGTAGTTGGCTTGAAACCTACTTACAGCCGCGTTTCCAGATATGGCCTTGTAGCTTATGCTTCTTCCTTTGACTGTATTGGTCCATTTGCAAAAAATGTAACGGATGCTGCTCTTCTTCTCGAACAGTTAGCCGGTGATGATCCGATGGATAATTCTTCTTCTGATAAGCCGGTGGAGAATTATTCAAAAGCAATTGAGGATTCATCCGGAAAATTGAAAATCGGTGTTCCCAAAGAATATTTTGGCGAAGGTTTGGATGATGAAATCCGGGAAGGAATTGAGTCACGCCTCAAAGATCTTGAAAAAGATGGGGCTGAATTGGTTCCTGTAACACTTCCTCATATGAAATACGGCATAGCCACATATTATATTTTGGCTACGGCTGAAGCGTCAAGCAATCTTGCCCGGTATGATGGTATTCGATATGGCCATCGCGCCGATTTCGAGAAAGTGGAGGAAGAACTCGCGAAAGAACGCAAAGAATTAAAAAAGGCAGCTGAGAACGCCTCGGCTTTTGAAACAGCCAATATCGATTCGCCATTGATCCGTCTCTATAAAAAATCCCGAACAGAAGGATTTGGTACAGAAGTGAAGCGGAGAATTATTCTCGGTACTTATGTTTTAAGTGCGGGGTATTATGATGCGTATTATGGCAAAGCTCAAAAAGTCCGTCGGCTGATTAAACAGGATTTCCTGGATGCTTTCAATAAAGTAGATGTCATTGTTTCTCCAACGGCGCCGACAACGGCTTTTAAACTTGGCGAAAATCAAGATGATCCTCTTCAAATGTATCTGAATGACGTGTATACGATTTCAGCGAACTTAGCCGGAATTTGCGGAATTAGTGTCCCGGCCGGAACTCATTCAAACGGACTTCCTTATGGAATTCAGTTTATGGGAAATACCTTCCGCGAAGTAGATATTCTTAGAGCCGCAAAGCAACTCGAGTCATTGTAA
- a CDS encoding SDR family NAD(P)-dependent oxidoreductase, producing MNRLKDKWILITGATSGIGKASAEVFAESGANLILTGRREERLKTVQKDLREKHSIDVQIFSFDVRDREACKKCVDSISQPIDILLNNAGLASGKDSIDEADFEDWDKMIDTNIKGLLSMTRFVSERMKERNEGHIINIGSISGHEAYPGGSVYCGTKHAVKAITQATKMDLTGTNIRVSAVSPGLVDTEFSEVRFHGDKEQAKEVYKNMKPLTGRDIAEIIYFVANRPAHVNILDTIVFPVHQSSATIVARSG from the coding sequence ATGAACCGATTGAAGGACAAATGGATTCTGATTACCGGGGCCACCTCCGGAATCGGGAAAGCTTCGGCTGAAGTATTTGCTGAATCCGGAGCGAACCTGATCCTAACTGGCCGTCGTGAAGAACGTTTGAAAACCGTTCAAAAAGACCTCCGGGAAAAACACTCCATCGATGTTCAAATCTTTTCTTTTGATGTGAGAGACCGTGAGGCCTGCAAAAAATGTGTCGATTCTATTTCTCAACCTATCGACATTCTTTTAAATAATGCAGGCTTGGCTTCGGGAAAGGATTCCATAGATGAAGCCGATTTTGAAGACTGGGACAAAATGATCGATACGAATATCAAAGGCCTTCTTTCTATGACCCGATTTGTTTCAGAGAGAATGAAGGAAAGAAATGAAGGCCATATTATTAATATTGGATCGATTTCCGGCCATGAAGCCTATCCGGGAGGCTCTGTATACTGCGGAACCAAACACGCTGTAAAAGCTATCACACAGGCCACAAAAATGGATTTAACGGGCACTAATATTCGGGTAAGTGCAGTATCGCCGGGCTTGGTTGATACAGAATTCAGTGAAGTTCGTTTTCATGGCGATAAAGAACAGGCGAAAGAGGTCTATAAAAATATGAAACCTCTCACCGGCAGGGATATCGCAGAGATTATCTATTTTGTGGCGAACCGCCCGGCTCATGTTAATATCTTGGATACGATTGTTTTTCCGGTTCATCAATCCTCTGCAACAATTGTAGCAAGATCCGGATAG
- a CDS encoding M28 family peptidase — MVKLRFLLVFILLTLIIGCNSEPNLKFQKQGREVPEFSADHAYQYVEDQVAFGPRVPNSEAHRETVQYLRNHFLETAGKQSVYVQSFETEVYGDSLQLYNILAAFGPEKQDRILLAAHWDSRPRSDEEDDPEKRNQPILGADDGASGVAVLMELATIFSEYELPIGVDIILFDGEDYGEKSDLENYFLGSRYWGNNPPVAGYNPRFGILLDMVGGQNAQFLKEGYSMDVAPNLVDEIWVIGQEFGYGDLFVNEMGQRIADDHYIVERLTGIPMVNIIHHRISPTGVLEFPPYWHTQNDTMDIIDQNTLQAVGDVLLELIYNRIP, encoded by the coding sequence ATGGTGAAACTTCGATTTTTACTTGTATTCATACTTCTGACTCTGATCATCGGTTGCAATTCCGAACCTAATCTCAAATTCCAGAAACAGGGCAGAGAAGTCCCTGAATTTTCGGCTGATCATGCCTATCAATATGTTGAAGATCAGGTAGCATTCGGCCCCCGGGTACCAAATTCGGAGGCACACAGAGAGACCGTCCAATATCTGCGCAATCATTTTTTAGAAACTGCGGGAAAACAATCCGTATACGTTCAATCTTTTGAAACGGAAGTATATGGTGATTCTTTACAACTCTACAATATCCTGGCGGCATTTGGACCTGAAAAGCAGGATCGAATTTTGCTAGCTGCACATTGGGATTCCCGTCCCAGGTCTGATGAAGAAGACGATCCGGAAAAACGTAATCAGCCGATTTTGGGAGCAGATGACGGAGCCAGCGGAGTAGCTGTTTTGATGGAACTCGCAACGATCTTTTCCGAGTATGAACTCCCGATCGGTGTTGATATTATTCTATTTGACGGTGAAGACTATGGAGAAAAGTCGGATTTGGAGAATTACTTTTTGGGATCGAGATATTGGGGGAATAATCCTCCGGTTGCCGGCTATAATCCCCGATTTGGGATTCTTCTTGATATGGTTGGAGGACAAAATGCTCAGTTTCTTAAGGAGGGTTATTCGATGGACGTAGCACCGAATTTAGTGGATGAAATTTGGGTAATTGGACAGGAATTTGGCTACGGAGATTTATTTGTGAATGAGATGGGACAGCGAATCGCGGACGACCATTATATTGTTGAAAGACTAACGGGAATCCCAATGGTGAATATTATCCATCACCGGATATCTCCAACCGGAGTACTTGAATTTCCGCCTTATTGGCATACGCAAAATGATACTATGGACATCATCGATCAAAATACCTTACAGGCAGTTGGAGATGTCCTTTTAGAATTGATTTATAACCGAATTCCATAA
- the prmA gene encoding 50S ribosomal protein L11 methyltransferase gives MNYLRVEFELSPDLHEFFIAELMDLDFYGFEQFDDKLVAYIDKQRFNDSNREYLEQLISAYSGDSFLEFEEIPDQNWNEAWEQTIQPQRIGALLVKPTWSTEAPSDGEILLEIDPKMSFGTGYHATTRLMLRQIQEINLKGKRVLDAGTGTGILAIAAVKLGAKKTVGFDNDPWSRDNARENTLLNQVDESVEIRFGGIETVDELEIFDVTLANINRNVLLEILPTLVNHTREGGIICLSGLLDKDEDVMRDKVQTLSVQITAIEQEDEWILMQILKNEVKE, from the coding sequence ATGAATTACTTAAGAGTAGAGTTTGAATTGTCACCCGACCTGCATGAATTTTTCATCGCTGAGTTAATGGATCTTGATTTCTATGGATTCGAACAGTTTGATGACAAGCTTGTAGCTTATATCGACAAACAGCGATTCAATGATTCAAACAGAGAATATTTAGAGCAATTGATTTCAGCTTATTCTGGCGATTCATTCTTGGAATTCGAAGAGATTCCCGATCAAAACTGGAATGAGGCGTGGGAACAGACGATTCAACCGCAACGAATCGGGGCGCTTTTGGTAAAACCGACTTGGTCTACAGAAGCGCCGTCAGATGGAGAAATTCTGTTAGAAATCGATCCGAAGATGTCTTTTGGAACCGGGTATCATGCAACCACCCGGCTGATGTTGAGACAGATACAGGAAATCAATCTCAAAGGAAAAAGAGTTTTGGATGCCGGAACAGGAACCGGAATTCTGGCGATTGCCGCAGTAAAACTTGGAGCAAAAAAAACGGTCGGGTTCGACAACGATCCGTGGAGCCGTGATAATGCACGTGAAAATACGCTACTTAACCAGGTTGATGAGTCTGTGGAAATCCGGTTTGGCGGCATTGAAACTGTGGATGAACTCGAGATTTTTGATGTAACGCTCGCCAATATCAACCGAAATGTACTTCTTGAAATCCTGCCGACTCTTGTCAACCACACCAGGGAAGGAGGCATCATCTGTCTGTCCGGACTTCTTGACAAAGATGAAGATGTCATGCGCGATAAGGTTCAGACATTGTCCGTTCAGATCACCGCTATCGAACAGGAAGATGAATGGATTTTGATGCAAATCTTAAAGAACGAAGTGAAGGAATGA
- a CDS encoding Ppx/GppA phosphatase family protein → MDFDANLKERSEGMISASIDIGTNTVLLLVAEISDGKIYPLEEKQRIPRLGKGVDKAKNLHPDSIQRVLNYLKEYKNYLDDNYPGVSSQTIVAATSAVRDASNRDDFMEAVEKETGWEIRLLSGSEEAETTYKGALSVLEDRSEKGNLILDIGGGSSELAFGKGYDLKSAVSIDMGSVRFTERFFENDPPTSQQIHQAQSEIRSLLTDQEIPAGEFDLIGVAGTITSIAGIELGLDDYDVDRLNQFPLKKVAVEKFIEEFSKTSSKEIEKKYPRFLKGRGEVVLAGILILNEVMQWCGRDSIITSTGGIRHGILLA, encoded by the coding sequence ATGGATTTTGATGCAAATCTTAAAGAACGAAGTGAAGGAATGATTTCAGCTTCTATTGATATCGGCACAAATACAGTTCTTTTACTGGTTGCAGAGATTAGTGATGGAAAGATTTACCCACTTGAAGAAAAACAGCGAATTCCGCGGTTGGGAAAAGGAGTGGATAAAGCGAAGAATCTTCATCCTGATAGTATTCAACGTGTTTTAAATTATCTGAAGGAATACAAGAATTATTTGGACGACAATTATCCGGGAGTTTCCTCTCAGACAATTGTTGCCGCTACCAGTGCTGTTCGAGACGCCTCTAATCGGGATGATTTTATGGAAGCCGTAGAAAAAGAAACAGGGTGGGAAATTCGTCTCCTGAGTGGTTCTGAAGAAGCCGAGACAACCTATAAAGGTGCATTATCGGTTTTAGAAGATCGATCAGAGAAAGGAAACCTGATTCTTGATATTGGGGGAGGAAGCTCTGAATTGGCTTTTGGCAAGGGATACGATTTAAAAAGTGCCGTTTCTATTGATATGGGAAGCGTACGGTTTACAGAACGTTTTTTTGAGAATGATCCGCCGACATCACAACAGATTCATCAGGCACAATCTGAAATCCGTAGTTTGTTGACTGATCAGGAAATACCCGCAGGGGAATTTGATTTGATCGGTGTTGCGGGTACGATCACCTCTATTGCGGGCATTGAACTGGGATTAGATGATTATGACGTTGACCGGTTAAATCAATTTCCACTAAAAAAAGTAGCTGTCGAGAAGTTTATTGAAGAATTCTCAAAAACATCTTCAAAAGAAATTGAAAAGAAATACCCGAGATTTTTAAAGGGCAGGGGAGAAGTCGTTTTAGCCGGGATTTTGATTCTCAATGAAGTAATGCAATGGTGCGGCAGGGATTCAATTATTACTTCAACCGGCGGTATTCGGCATGGAATATTGCTTGCCTGA
- a CDS encoding outer membrane beta-barrel protein: MKKLLTVGTLVIGLAFLSNTNLYAQEVGDISIGGGLAYGTDLENLGIQASGTYILNEDMRLGADIIYWLMGSDDFGGGYELSYTFLEINANYNYIFYNENDMIIYALGTLGIHYGKVNYDGPDSEFFGSVDSSETELGLGVGAGLEYNLGSVKLYAEPRIFLSGFDQFSLAAGVRVPIN, from the coding sequence ATGAAAAAGTTACTTACAGTCGGTACACTCGTAATCGGTTTGGCATTCTTGTCAAACACTAACCTATACGCTCAGGAAGTAGGCGATATTTCAATCGGCGGTGGTCTCGCGTATGGTACAGATCTTGAAAATCTTGGTATCCAAGCAAGTGGAACTTATATTTTAAATGAAGATATGAGACTTGGAGCTGATATCATTTACTGGCTTATGGGCTCTGACGACTTTGGTGGCGGCTATGAGCTTTCATACACTTTTCTAGAAATCAATGCTAACTACAACTACATTTTCTACAACGAAAATGACATGATTATTTATGCTCTTGGAACTCTGGGTATTCATTATGGCAAAGTTAATTATGACGGACCAGATTCTGAATTTTTTGGGTCTGTTGACTCTTCTGAAACAGAATTAGGTCTTGGTGTTGGTGCCGGACTTGAATACAATCTCGGATCCGTAAAGTTATATGCTGAACCTCGAATTTTCCTGAGTGGTTTTGATCAATTCTCACTGGCCGCTGGTGTTCGAGTACCGATTAACTAA
- a CDS encoding RNA polymerase sigma factor, whose translation MSGSENSTDINLVRENASSSSLEDDKFVKQAIKGNQDAYKQLMDKYQKPLYFHVLKMVRNHEQVEDLVQEAFMKAFNNLSSYNTNYAFSTWLYRITTNHTIDYLRKKKLNTTSINEPVKTRDGEMEIQISDEAETDRNIIRKERKEIIHTAINNLPKKYRKVIEMRHLQELSYQEIAEQLDLPLGTVKAHIFRAREMLYKELKDKREKF comes from the coding sequence ATGAGCGGTTCCGAAAATTCTACAGATATAAACCTGGTTCGGGAAAATGCCTCCTCGAGCAGCCTGGAAGATGATAAATTTGTAAAACAAGCCATAAAGGGCAATCAGGATGCCTATAAACAGTTAATGGATAAATACCAGAAACCGCTTTATTTCCATGTTCTGAAAATGGTGCGTAATCATGAACAGGTAGAAGACCTTGTTCAGGAGGCTTTCATGAAAGCTTTTAACAACCTGAGCTCTTACAATACAAATTATGCCTTTTCTACCTGGCTCTATCGAATTACTACCAATCACACGATTGATTATCTTCGCAAGAAAAAACTGAATACAACTTCCATAAACGAACCCGTAAAAACAAGGGATGGCGAAATGGAAATACAAATCAGCGATGAGGCGGAGACGGATCGCAATATCATTCGCAAAGAGAGAAAAGAGATTATCCATACGGCCATCAACAATTTGCCCAAGAAATACAGGAAAGTAATTGAGATGAGACACTTGCAGGAACTCAGTTACCAGGAAATTGCCGAACAGCTTGATTTACCACTCGGTACGGTAAAAGCTCACATCTTTCGGGCAAGAGAAATGCTTTACAAGGAGTTAAAAGATAAGCGAGAGAAGTTTTAA
- a CDS encoding CheR family methyltransferase, whose amino-acid sequence MKESKNENTAKGLLTSDQIIDYEIKALLEAVFLKYGYDFRDYSKAHVKRRILNRMQLSHIESVSVLQHRVLREEELANQLLRDLSINVTEMFRDPDFYKMVREKVVPILKTWSFIKIWHAGCSTGEEVYSMAILLKEENLYDRSQIYATDFNQYSLKKAEQGIFSSENMKKYARNYQASGAKGVFSDYYHAKYDSAIMDSSLKKNVVWANHNLVTDSDFAETQIIICRNVLIYFNNQLQNRVHKLFHSSLVNGGILCLGSKESIQFSEYGQFFEPVSKKQKIFKKKYNG is encoded by the coding sequence ATGAAGGAGTCTAAAAACGAGAATACTGCGAAAGGTCTGCTAACCTCCGATCAGATTATTGATTATGAGATTAAAGCGTTACTTGAAGCTGTTTTTTTAAAATATGGCTACGATTTTCGTGACTATTCAAAAGCCCATGTAAAGCGCCGCATTTTAAACCGAATGCAGCTTTCACACATCGAAAGTGTGAGTGTTTTGCAGCATCGGGTGTTACGTGAAGAAGAATTGGCCAATCAACTCTTGCGGGATTTAAGCATCAATGTGACTGAAATGTTTCGCGACCCCGATTTTTACAAGATGGTAAGAGAGAAAGTAGTACCCATTTTAAAAACATGGTCGTTCATAAAAATCTGGCATGCAGGATGCAGTACCGGAGAGGAAGTTTATTCCATGGCAATCCTTTTAAAGGAAGAGAATTTGTATGATCGTTCCCAAATATATGCCACTGATTTTAACCAGTATTCATTAAAAAAAGCTGAGCAAGGAATTTTTTCATCTGAAAATATGAAAAAGTACGCCCGTAACTATCAGGCATCGGGCGCCAAAGGCGTGTTTTCAGATTATTACCATGCCAAGTATGATTCAGCCATCATGGATTCGTCCCTTAAAAAAAATGTGGTCTGGGCCAACCATAACCTTGTAACGGATAGTGATTTTGCCGAAACCCAAATCATTATTTGCAGAAATGTATTGATCTATTTCAACAATCAACTGCAAAACAGGGTGCATAAACTGTTCCATTCCAGTCTTGTAAATGGTGGGATATTATGTTTGGGGAGTAAAGAAAGTATTCAGTTTTCCGAATATGGCCAGTTTTTTGAACCGGTCAGCAAGAAGCAAAAAATTTTTAAGAAGAAATACAACGGATGA
- a CDS encoding chemotaxis protein CheB, which produces MSRDQKYKAIVIGASSGGMEIISMLVRSLPADFSLPILVVLHVADTSDGSWAGLLNDRVQITVKEADEKEQIREGTVYIAPANYHLLLEPDLTLTLTVDERVNYARPAVDVLFETAAESCKDQLIGIVCTGGNSDGALGLRYIKKKGGVTIVQDPDTADVVSMPLSAIKAADPDYILSPEEILDFLLTTHSNQRIYEFED; this is translated from the coding sequence ATGAGCCGAGATCAAAAATACAAGGCGATTGTAATTGGCGCTTCTTCTGGCGGGATGGAAATAATTTCTATGCTGGTGAGATCACTTCCAGCTGATTTTTCGCTACCGATTCTTGTAGTTCTCCACGTGGCGGATACTTCTGATGGAAGTTGGGCTGGTCTTTTAAATGATCGGGTTCAGATAACCGTGAAAGAAGCAGATGAAAAAGAGCAAATCAGAGAGGGCACCGTTTATATTGCTCCGGCAAATTATCACCTGTTACTTGAGCCAGACTTAACACTGACTCTTACGGTAGACGAACGAGTGAATTATGCCCGTCCTGCAGTGGATGTATTATTTGAAACGGCGGCAGAATCCTGCAAAGATCAACTAATTGGCATTGTTTGTACGGGTGGAAATTCTGATGGAGCTTTGGGACTTCGCTACATCAAAAAAAAGGGTGGTGTAACAATTGTCCAGGATCCGGATACGGCTGATGTTGTGTCTATGCCTTTATCGGCTATCAAAGCAGCTGATCCGGACTACATTCTGTCACCTGAGGAAATTCTTGATTTTTTATTAACCACACATTCTAATCAACGCATTTATGAATTTGAGGATTGA
- a CDS encoding sensor histidine kinase, whose translation MIKNDKYRELKVLHQNKPKILMVDDRDENLLALERLLEDLPVLLYKANSGNEALKLTLHHNFALALLDIQMPDMDGYELAEILRQEEKTANLPFIFISAIYTDSANIFKGYRKGAFSYITKPFEPEVLLSKVRFFIDKYRQELELNIKSEELQRSNEELESFSYSVSHDLRAPLRAIDGYASILLEDYYDKLDDDGQRFLSIVKDEATRMGNLIDDLLSFSRLNRKEQIIEPVDMKKLADHVMDKIRDAHKGLNINYNCSSLHEVCGDKSLLQQVWVNLLGNAVKYRAADQEPKINVTSKLDKATEQVVFSVEDKGVGFNTKYADKLFGVFQRLHRDDEFEGTGIGLALVRRIVNRHGGDVWAESELGKGSTFYFSLPILKQQITSNNHA comes from the coding sequence ATGATTAAAAACGACAAATATCGAGAGCTAAAAGTACTTCATCAAAATAAACCGAAAATTTTGATGGTTGATGACAGGGATGAAAATCTGCTGGCATTGGAACGGCTTCTTGAAGATTTACCGGTTTTGCTGTACAAAGCAAATAGTGGAAATGAAGCTTTAAAACTGACGCTTCATCATAATTTTGCCCTTGCTCTGCTGGATATTCAAATGCCCGATATGGACGGTTATGAATTGGCAGAGATTTTAAGGCAGGAAGAAAAAACGGCTAATCTGCCATTCATTTTTATATCGGCCATTTACACAGACAGTGCAAATATTTTTAAAGGATACCGAAAAGGGGCTTTCAGTTACATTACCAAGCCTTTTGAGCCTGAAGTTCTTTTAAGCAAGGTGCGGTTTTTCATCGATAAATATCGGCAAGAACTTGAGTTAAATATAAAAAGCGAAGAACTACAGAGGAGCAATGAAGAACTGGAATCATTCAGTTACAGTGTTTCTCACGATTTAAGAGCGCCACTTAGAGCGATTGACGGTTATGCCTCCATTCTGCTTGAAGATTACTACGACAAATTGGATGATGACGGGCAGCGGTTTTTAAGTATAGTAAAAGATGAAGCCACCCGGATGGGGAATTTGATTGATGATTTACTTTCTTTTTCGCGTTTGAACAGGAAAGAACAAATCATTGAACCGGTAGATATGAAAAAGCTGGCTGACCATGTGATGGATAAAATCCGGGATGCCCATAAAGGCCTTAATATAAATTATAATTGTAGTTCGCTTCATGAGGTTTGCGGTGATAAATCTCTTCTGCAGCAAGTTTGGGTGAATTTATTGGGGAATGCAGTGAAGTATCGCGCGGCGGATCAAGAGCCCAAAATTAATGTTACTTCAAAACTGGATAAGGCAACCGAACAGGTTGTGTTTTCTGTGGAAGACAAAGGGGTGGGTTTTAACACAAAATATGCCGACAAACTTTTTGGGGTTTTTCAACGGCTTCATCGGGATGATGAATTTGAGGGTACGGGAATTGGCTTGGCTCTTGTTCGAAGAATTGTTAATCGCCATGGTGGCGATGTGTGGGCAGAGAGCGAACTCGGAAAAGGAAGTACTTTTTATTTTTCACTACCAATTTTAAAGCAGCAAATAACATCAAATAATCATGCCTAA
- a CDS encoding response regulator, whose protein sequence is MPNQVEILLCEDNPRDAELTIRALKKRNLSNNVQWVRDGEEALEYLFATGRYEQRSIKDKPKVVLLDLKMPKVDGLEVLKEIRTHPETKKIPVVILTSSKEENDIVQSYEYGVNSYIVKPVNFEKFLDSIADVGFYWLLLNQPGNR, encoded by the coding sequence ATGCCTAATCAAGTTGAAATTTTATTATGTGAAGATAACCCGAGGGATGCAGAATTAACGATCCGCGCCCTCAAAAAAAGAAACCTTTCCAATAATGTACAATGGGTCAGGGATGGTGAAGAAGCCCTGGAATACCTTTTTGCTACAGGGCGTTACGAGCAAAGATCTATAAAAGACAAACCAAAAGTGGTTTTACTGGATTTGAAGATGCCTAAAGTGGATGGACTGGAAGTTCTGAAAGAAATTCGAACACATCCCGAAACAAAGAAAATACCGGTTGTGATACTTACTTCATCAAAGGAAGAGAATGATATTGTACAGAGCTACGAATACGGAGTAAACAGCTACATCGTAAAACCTGTTAATTTTGAGAAGTTCTTGGATTCAATCGCTGATGTTGGTTTTTACTGGCTGTTGCTGAATCAACCGGGGAATAGATAA